A single genomic interval of Odontesthes bonariensis isolate fOdoBon6 chromosome 3, fOdoBon6.hap1, whole genome shotgun sequence harbors:
- the LOC142377202 gene encoding uncharacterized protein LOC142377202 isoform X2, translating to MAEFLLLIILVYSFHEIKAQALLQPNLTVDRPVITETDSVTLNCQTPSSVSVTQCDFYIENKEKSDSSCVQTLTGAELLKIGGKRSPSEVKVRCFYTVRFGGVDSPSPVSDTSTITINTLLQPNLTVNPQLITETDSVTLNCVTPSSVSVSECYYRFVRGKPAKRFSCLKTLSGAELLSLTGQSSPAKVDVACFYLVSHESPESNIFTITVQREEMQLITRRVQFPRPELTVNPRPITETDSVTLNCQTPSSVSASECYLYFMGTKTARTISCVQSLRGTELLMTAHLSSAAEVELTCYYTVEHRGGTYQSPHSDISSVVVQKSITTPRAPAVSLTTDYTVGASKSAGSSFTTFLTSVNPGSDVVETEVTTTPTMPAFTVSTVIRITVVGTLVLLGSALLVCQSRTENCFCKRLMANISGKSGSLLLIYFHLSVNDCAKKQCYQCISSVIWS from the exons ATGGCTGAGTTCCTGTTGCTCATCATCCTCGTGT ATTCCTTTCATGAGATCAAAGCACAAG CTCTTCTTCAGCCGAACCTGACGGTGGATCGACCTGTGATCACAGAGACAGACTCAGTCACACTGAACTGTCAGACTCCATCATCTGTTTCTGTGACTCAGTGTGATTTCTACattgaaaacaaagaaaagtcagACAGCTCCTGTGTGCAGACACTGACAGGAGCTGAGCTGCTGAAGATTGGAGGTAAAAGATCACCCTCTGAGGTTAAAGTAAGATGTTTTTACACTGTGAGGTTTGGAGGTGTTGACAGTCCATCTCCAGTCAGTGATACGTCCACCATCACCATAAACA CTCTTCTTCAGCCGAACCTGACGGTGAATCCACAGCTGATCACAGAGACAGACTCAGTCACACTGAACTGTGTGACTCCATCATCTGTTTCTGTGTCTGAGTGTTATTACCGCTTTGTGAGAGGAAAACCTGCCAAAAGATTCTCTTGTCTGAAGACACTGTCAGGAGCTGAGCTGCTGTCTCTAACAGGTCAAAGTTCTCCTGCCAAAGTTGATGTCGCCTGTTTTTACCTCGTATCACATGAATCTCCAGAGAGCAACATCTTCACCATCACCGTGCAACGTGAGGAAATGCAGCTAATCACAAGAAGAGTTCAGT TTCCTCGACCTGAGCTGACAGTGAATCCACGGCCGATCACAGAGACAGACTCAGTCACACTGAACTGTCAGACTCCATCATCTGTTTCTGCATCTGAGTGTTATTTGTACTTTATGGGAACAAAAACTGCCAGAACCATCTCCTGTGTGCAGTCCCTGAGAGGAACTGAGCTGCTGATGACGGCACATCTGAGTTCAGCTGCTGAGGTTGAACTAACATGTTATTACACTGTAGAACACAGAGGAGGAACATATCAATCTCCACACAGTGACATCTCTTCAGTCGTAGTACAAA AGTCCATCACAACCCCAAGAGCACCAGCTGTCAGTCTGACCACAG ATTATACTGTTGGAGCATCAAAGAGCGCTGGTAGTTCATTTACTACTTTCCTGACATCAGTGAATCCTGGATCAG atgttGTGGAGACAGAGGTCACAACAACCCCGACAATGCCAGCTTTCACTGTGAGCACAG TTATCAGGATCACAGTAGTTGGGACGCTGGTGTTGCTTGGATCGGCTCTTCTCGTTTGTCAATCCAGAACTg AGAATTGTTTCTGCAAGAG aCTGATGGCCAACATCTCTGGTAAATCAGGAAGTTTATTGCTCATTTACTTTCACCTCAGTGTTAATGACTGTGCAAAAAAACAGTGTTATCAATGTATTTCATCTGTGATTTGGTCATGA
- the LOC142377202 gene encoding uncharacterized protein LOC142377202 isoform X1 — MAEFLLLIILVYSFHEIKAQALLQPNLTVDRPVITETDSVTLNCQTPSSVSVTQCDFYIENKEKSDSSCVQTLTGAELLKIGGKRSPSEVKVRCFYTVRFGGVDSPSPVSDTSTITINTLLQPNLTVNPQLITETDSVTLNCVTPSSVSVSECYYRFVRGKPAKRFSCLKTLSGAELLSLTGQSSPAKVDVACFYLVSHESPESNIFTITVQREEMQLITRRVQFPRPELTVNPRPITETDSVTLNCQTPSSVSASECYLYFMGTKTARTISCVQSLRGTELLMTAHLSSAAEVELTCYYTVEHRGGTYQSPHSDISSVVVQKSITTPRAPAVSLTTDYTVGASKSAGSSFTTFLTSVNPGSDVVETEVTTTPTMPAFTVSTVIRITVVGTLVLLGSALLVCQSRTENCFCKRLMANISDETTEMSENIRSSEPQQAESALRDLLEAAVAQGEEQASDN; from the exons ATGGCTGAGTTCCTGTTGCTCATCATCCTCGTGT ATTCCTTTCATGAGATCAAAGCACAAG CTCTTCTTCAGCCGAACCTGACGGTGGATCGACCTGTGATCACAGAGACAGACTCAGTCACACTGAACTGTCAGACTCCATCATCTGTTTCTGTGACTCAGTGTGATTTCTACattgaaaacaaagaaaagtcagACAGCTCCTGTGTGCAGACACTGACAGGAGCTGAGCTGCTGAAGATTGGAGGTAAAAGATCACCCTCTGAGGTTAAAGTAAGATGTTTTTACACTGTGAGGTTTGGAGGTGTTGACAGTCCATCTCCAGTCAGTGATACGTCCACCATCACCATAAACA CTCTTCTTCAGCCGAACCTGACGGTGAATCCACAGCTGATCACAGAGACAGACTCAGTCACACTGAACTGTGTGACTCCATCATCTGTTTCTGTGTCTGAGTGTTATTACCGCTTTGTGAGAGGAAAACCTGCCAAAAGATTCTCTTGTCTGAAGACACTGTCAGGAGCTGAGCTGCTGTCTCTAACAGGTCAAAGTTCTCCTGCCAAAGTTGATGTCGCCTGTTTTTACCTCGTATCACATGAATCTCCAGAGAGCAACATCTTCACCATCACCGTGCAACGTGAGGAAATGCAGCTAATCACAAGAAGAGTTCAGT TTCCTCGACCTGAGCTGACAGTGAATCCACGGCCGATCACAGAGACAGACTCAGTCACACTGAACTGTCAGACTCCATCATCTGTTTCTGCATCTGAGTGTTATTTGTACTTTATGGGAACAAAAACTGCCAGAACCATCTCCTGTGTGCAGTCCCTGAGAGGAACTGAGCTGCTGATGACGGCACATCTGAGTTCAGCTGCTGAGGTTGAACTAACATGTTATTACACTGTAGAACACAGAGGAGGAACATATCAATCTCCACACAGTGACATCTCTTCAGTCGTAGTACAAA AGTCCATCACAACCCCAAGAGCACCAGCTGTCAGTCTGACCACAG ATTATACTGTTGGAGCATCAAAGAGCGCTGGTAGTTCATTTACTACTTTCCTGACATCAGTGAATCCTGGATCAG atgttGTGGAGACAGAGGTCACAACAACCCCGACAATGCCAGCTTTCACTGTGAGCACAG TTATCAGGATCACAGTAGTTGGGACGCTGGTGTTGCTTGGATCGGCTCTTCTCGTTTGTCAATCCAGAACTg AGAATTGTTTCTGCAAGAG aCTGATGGCCAACATCTCTG atgaaacGACGGAAATG
- the LOC142377827 gene encoding uncharacterized protein LOC142377827 codes for MGTKTARTISCVQTLTGTELLMTAHLSSAAEVELTCYYTVEHRGGTYLSPHSDISSVVVQKSITTPRAPAVSLTTDYTVGASKSTGSSFTTFLTSVNPASASTDMTSEFPVTSLPPTTNVVETEVTTTPTMPAFTVSTVIRITAVVTLVLLGSALLVCQSRTENCFCKRLMANISDETTEMSENIRSSEPQQAESALRDLLEAAVAQGEEQASDN; via the exons ATGGGAACAAAAACTGCCAGAACCATCTCCTGTGTGCAGACCCTGACAGGAACTGAGCTTCTGATGACGGCACATCTGAGTTCAGCTGCTGAGGTTGAACTAACATGTTATTACACTGTAGAACACAGAGGAGGAACATATCTATCTCCACACAGTGACATCTCTTCAGTCGTAGTACAAA AGTCCATCACAACCCCAAGAGCACCAGCTGTCAGTCTGACCACAG ATTATACTGTTGGAGCATCAAAGAGCACTGGTAGTTCATTTACTACTTTCCTGACATCAGTGAATCCTGCATCAG CTTCCACAGATATGACCTCTGAGTTTCCTGTGACCTCACTGCCTCCAACTACAA atgttGTGGAGACAGAGGTCACAACAACCCCGACAATGCCAGCTTTCACTGTGAGCACAG TTATCAGGATCACAGCAGTTGTGACGCTGGTGTTGCTTGGATCGGCTCTTCTCGTTTGTCAATCCAGAACTg AGAATTGTTTCTGCAAGAG aCTGATGGCCAACATCTCTG atgaaacGACAGAAATG AGTGAAAACATCCGAAGCTCAGAACCTCAGCAGGCTGAATCAGCTCTTAGAGATTTACTGgaggcggctgtagctcagggggAAGAGCAGGCGTCTGACAATTAG
- the LOC142377202 gene encoding uncharacterized protein LOC142377202 isoform X4 — translation MSYTALLQPNLTVDRPVITETDSVTLNCQTPSSVSVTQCDFYIENKEKSDSSCVQTLTGAELLKIGGKRSPSEVKVRCFYTVRFGGVDSPSPVSDTSTITINTLLQPNLTVNPQLITETDSVTLNCVTPSSVSVSECYYRFVRGKPAKRFSCLKTLSGAELLSLTGQSSPAKVDVACFYLVSHESPESNIFTITVQREEMQLITRRVQFPRPELTVNPRPITETDSVTLNCQTPSSVSASECYLYFMGTKTARTISCVQSLRGTELLMTAHLSSAAEVELTCYYTVEHRGGTYQSPHSDISSVVVQKSITTPRAPAVSLTTDYTVGASKSAGSSFTTFLTSVNPGSDVVETEVTTTPTMPAFTVSTVIRITVVGTLVLLGSALLVCQSRTENCFCKRLMANISDETTEMSENIRSSEPQQAESALRDLLEAAVAQGEEQASDN, via the exons ATGTCTTATACAG CTCTTCTTCAGCCGAACCTGACGGTGGATCGACCTGTGATCACAGAGACAGACTCAGTCACACTGAACTGTCAGACTCCATCATCTGTTTCTGTGACTCAGTGTGATTTCTACattgaaaacaaagaaaagtcagACAGCTCCTGTGTGCAGACACTGACAGGAGCTGAGCTGCTGAAGATTGGAGGTAAAAGATCACCCTCTGAGGTTAAAGTAAGATGTTTTTACACTGTGAGGTTTGGAGGTGTTGACAGTCCATCTCCAGTCAGTGATACGTCCACCATCACCATAAACA CTCTTCTTCAGCCGAACCTGACGGTGAATCCACAGCTGATCACAGAGACAGACTCAGTCACACTGAACTGTGTGACTCCATCATCTGTTTCTGTGTCTGAGTGTTATTACCGCTTTGTGAGAGGAAAACCTGCCAAAAGATTCTCTTGTCTGAAGACACTGTCAGGAGCTGAGCTGCTGTCTCTAACAGGTCAAAGTTCTCCTGCCAAAGTTGATGTCGCCTGTTTTTACCTCGTATCACATGAATCTCCAGAGAGCAACATCTTCACCATCACCGTGCAACGTGAGGAAATGCAGCTAATCACAAGAAGAGTTCAGT TTCCTCGACCTGAGCTGACAGTGAATCCACGGCCGATCACAGAGACAGACTCAGTCACACTGAACTGTCAGACTCCATCATCTGTTTCTGCATCTGAGTGTTATTTGTACTTTATGGGAACAAAAACTGCCAGAACCATCTCCTGTGTGCAGTCCCTGAGAGGAACTGAGCTGCTGATGACGGCACATCTGAGTTCAGCTGCTGAGGTTGAACTAACATGTTATTACACTGTAGAACACAGAGGAGGAACATATCAATCTCCACACAGTGACATCTCTTCAGTCGTAGTACAAA AGTCCATCACAACCCCAAGAGCACCAGCTGTCAGTCTGACCACAG ATTATACTGTTGGAGCATCAAAGAGCGCTGGTAGTTCATTTACTACTTTCCTGACATCAGTGAATCCTGGATCAG atgttGTGGAGACAGAGGTCACAACAACCCCGACAATGCCAGCTTTCACTGTGAGCACAG TTATCAGGATCACAGTAGTTGGGACGCTGGTGTTGCTTGGATCGGCTCTTCTCGTTTGTCAATCCAGAACTg AGAATTGTTTCTGCAAGAG aCTGATGGCCAACATCTCTG atgaaacGACGGAAATG
- the LOC142377202 gene encoding uncharacterized protein LOC142377202 isoform X3, whose amino-acid sequence MAEFLLLIILVYSFHEIKAQALLQPNLTVDRPVITETDSVTLNCQTPSSVSVTQCDFYIENKEKSDSSCVQTLTGAELLKIGGKRSPSEVKVRCFYTVRFGGVDSPSPVSDTSTITINTLLQPNLTVNPQLITETDSVTLNCVTPSSVSVSECYYRFVRGKPAKRFSCLKTLSGAELLSLTGQSSPAKVDVACFYLVSHESPESNIFTITVQLPRPELTVNPRPITETDSVTLNCQTPSSVSASECYLYFMGTKTARTISCVQSLRGTELLMTAHLSSAAEVELTCYYTVEHRGGTYQSPHSDISSVVVQKSITTPRAPAVSLTTDYTVGASKSAGSSFTTFLTSVNPGSDVVETEVTTTPTMPAFTVSTVIRITVVGTLVLLGSALLVCQSRTENCFCKRLMANISDETTEMSENIRSSEPQQAESALRDLLEAAVAQGEEQASDN is encoded by the exons ATGGCTGAGTTCCTGTTGCTCATCATCCTCGTGT ATTCCTTTCATGAGATCAAAGCACAAG CTCTTCTTCAGCCGAACCTGACGGTGGATCGACCTGTGATCACAGAGACAGACTCAGTCACACTGAACTGTCAGACTCCATCATCTGTTTCTGTGACTCAGTGTGATTTCTACattgaaaacaaagaaaagtcagACAGCTCCTGTGTGCAGACACTGACAGGAGCTGAGCTGCTGAAGATTGGAGGTAAAAGATCACCCTCTGAGGTTAAAGTAAGATGTTTTTACACTGTGAGGTTTGGAGGTGTTGACAGTCCATCTCCAGTCAGTGATACGTCCACCATCACCATAAACA CTCTTCTTCAGCCGAACCTGACGGTGAATCCACAGCTGATCACAGAGACAGACTCAGTCACACTGAACTGTGTGACTCCATCATCTGTTTCTGTGTCTGAGTGTTATTACCGCTTTGTGAGAGGAAAACCTGCCAAAAGATTCTCTTGTCTGAAGACACTGTCAGGAGCTGAGCTGCTGTCTCTAACAGGTCAAAGTTCTCCTGCCAAAGTTGATGTCGCCTGTTTTTACCTCGTATCACATGAATCTCCAGAGAGCAACATCTTCACCATCACCGTGCAAC TTCCTCGACCTGAGCTGACAGTGAATCCACGGCCGATCACAGAGACAGACTCAGTCACACTGAACTGTCAGACTCCATCATCTGTTTCTGCATCTGAGTGTTATTTGTACTTTATGGGAACAAAAACTGCCAGAACCATCTCCTGTGTGCAGTCCCTGAGAGGAACTGAGCTGCTGATGACGGCACATCTGAGTTCAGCTGCTGAGGTTGAACTAACATGTTATTACACTGTAGAACACAGAGGAGGAACATATCAATCTCCACACAGTGACATCTCTTCAGTCGTAGTACAAA AGTCCATCACAACCCCAAGAGCACCAGCTGTCAGTCTGACCACAG ATTATACTGTTGGAGCATCAAAGAGCGCTGGTAGTTCATTTACTACTTTCCTGACATCAGTGAATCCTGGATCAG atgttGTGGAGACAGAGGTCACAACAACCCCGACAATGCCAGCTTTCACTGTGAGCACAG TTATCAGGATCACAGTAGTTGGGACGCTGGTGTTGCTTGGATCGGCTCTTCTCGTTTGTCAATCCAGAACTg AGAATTGTTTCTGCAAGAG aCTGATGGCCAACATCTCTG atgaaacGACGGAAATG
- the LOC142377202 gene encoding uncharacterized protein LOC142377202 isoform X5, translating into MAEFLLLIILVYSFHEIKAQALLQPNLTVDRPVITETDSVTLNCQTPSSVSVTQCDFYIENKEKSDSSCVQTLTGAELLKIGGKRSPSEVKVRCFYTVRFGGVDSPSPVSDTSTITINTLLQPNLTVNPQLITETDSVTLNCVTPSSVSVSECYYRFVRGKPAKRFSCLKTLSGAELLSLTGQSSPAKVDVACFYLVSHESPESNIFTITVQREEMQLITRRVQFPRPELTVNPRPITETDSVTLNCQTPSSVSASECYLYFMGTKTARTISCVQSLRGTELLMTAHLSSAAEVELTCYYTVEHRGGTYQSPHSDISSVVVQKSITTPRAPAVSLTTDVVETEVTTTPTMPAFTVSTVIRITVVGTLVLLGSALLVCQSRTENCFCKRLMANISDETTEMSENIRSSEPQQAESALRDLLEAAVAQGEEQASDN; encoded by the exons ATGGCTGAGTTCCTGTTGCTCATCATCCTCGTGT ATTCCTTTCATGAGATCAAAGCACAAG CTCTTCTTCAGCCGAACCTGACGGTGGATCGACCTGTGATCACAGAGACAGACTCAGTCACACTGAACTGTCAGACTCCATCATCTGTTTCTGTGACTCAGTGTGATTTCTACattgaaaacaaagaaaagtcagACAGCTCCTGTGTGCAGACACTGACAGGAGCTGAGCTGCTGAAGATTGGAGGTAAAAGATCACCCTCTGAGGTTAAAGTAAGATGTTTTTACACTGTGAGGTTTGGAGGTGTTGACAGTCCATCTCCAGTCAGTGATACGTCCACCATCACCATAAACA CTCTTCTTCAGCCGAACCTGACGGTGAATCCACAGCTGATCACAGAGACAGACTCAGTCACACTGAACTGTGTGACTCCATCATCTGTTTCTGTGTCTGAGTGTTATTACCGCTTTGTGAGAGGAAAACCTGCCAAAAGATTCTCTTGTCTGAAGACACTGTCAGGAGCTGAGCTGCTGTCTCTAACAGGTCAAAGTTCTCCTGCCAAAGTTGATGTCGCCTGTTTTTACCTCGTATCACATGAATCTCCAGAGAGCAACATCTTCACCATCACCGTGCAACGTGAGGAAATGCAGCTAATCACAAGAAGAGTTCAGT TTCCTCGACCTGAGCTGACAGTGAATCCACGGCCGATCACAGAGACAGACTCAGTCACACTGAACTGTCAGACTCCATCATCTGTTTCTGCATCTGAGTGTTATTTGTACTTTATGGGAACAAAAACTGCCAGAACCATCTCCTGTGTGCAGTCCCTGAGAGGAACTGAGCTGCTGATGACGGCACATCTGAGTTCAGCTGCTGAGGTTGAACTAACATGTTATTACACTGTAGAACACAGAGGAGGAACATATCAATCTCCACACAGTGACATCTCTTCAGTCGTAGTACAAA AGTCCATCACAACCCCAAGAGCACCAGCTGTCAGTCTGACCACAG atgttGTGGAGACAGAGGTCACAACAACCCCGACAATGCCAGCTTTCACTGTGAGCACAG TTATCAGGATCACAGTAGTTGGGACGCTGGTGTTGCTTGGATCGGCTCTTCTCGTTTGTCAATCCAGAACTg AGAATTGTTTCTGCAAGAG aCTGATGGCCAACATCTCTG atgaaacGACGGAAATG